TTATCCTATCGTCTGGATCATTTAAGTCAATTTGAATTAACTTAGAACCAGCTAATATTTGCATTATAAGACCAGCTGTAATAATAGGACCTATACCTAACTGCGCTAAGGTACCTGCAGTAGATGCAAAAATAATTTGCTCTAATATAAGATTTTTAAAAAACGAAGCTGCTGTTATACCATATAAGGGAGTAGAGGCCATTATTAAATATATTACAACTGCAATAATAGACCATATTAATTTCTGCCCTAATGAAGGTTTTTCTTTTGGTTTAGATACTGCTGGTAAATATTGACCTAATGTTGCTAACGAATCTATAAATGACATAATTTTCTCAAAAACATTATTCAGTTGAGCTTAATATTACTTCTCCTCCTATTTGTTTTACCTTTTCTATAGCTTTAGGACTAGCTTTCTTAACCTTTATAATTAAGGGGATAGATATACTACCTCCTCCCAATAATTTTTCATAGCCTAACTCATTAAGGTCTATCACTTTTTTACCTTGTTCCTCCTTAATCTTTATTATATTATTAGATATTAGCTCGTCTAATTTTCTTAAGGAAATCGATGCAATAAGTTTTGTAGTTGGATTCTTAAATCCATGCTTACCGTACCAATCCTTCCCATATTTTACTAACCAAGACCATTTCTCTTTATGCATTCCTACTTGTCTACTACCTTGAGATCCCC
The genomic region above belongs to Saccharolobus caldissimus and contains:
- a CDS encoding uL15 family ribosomal protein, which encodes MVVRREKKSRKLRGSRTMGWGIRGQHRDRGSQGSRQVGMHKEKWSWLVKYGKDWYGKHGFKNPTTKLIASISLRKLDELISNNIIKIKEEQGKKVIDLNELGYEKLLGGGSISIPLIIKVKKASPKAIEKVKQIGGEVILSSTE